Part of the Zingiber officinale cultivar Zhangliang chromosome 8A, Zo_v1.1, whole genome shotgun sequence genome, aaaactttccttttctcTAAAAATAGGCGCATAAAGATATCTTATAATTGTATTAATCAATTTTTGCCCCCCTCCCAACGGAATAACTTTCTCCTTCACGGGAGTAAACAGTGCCCATGAACACAGCATCCGCATGTTCCCACGGATGCTTCCAGCTCAGTTGCCATTTTCTTCAAAAGCCATCTGGAGACAAAGTTCTGAATCCCAACAGATTATTAAGATAACTCAAATGTACTTTACAAAACTTACACCAAAAACAATATTAAGTTTACGGACTAAACTCTGATCGACACCTTTTCTTATCTTGATATTTGTACAATATGATCTTTTTTACATACATGCACACCATGAAGAAACGTTTATATGAACCTTTATTGTCCTTTCTCATATGTTTAAATATGGTCTATATACATAGTTTGGGATCAAGATTTCACATCCATTGCCTGACAAATTCTTCAACATCTTCCGCCATCCCAGTAAATTCACCATTCAGAAGGCCCATGGAGGGATTGGATCTACAAATAATCAACATTAAAAAGTGGAACTCAAGTActcaaaaatttgaatttatgatCTCAGAAGGGAGGATTAAGATGTAAAATTCTCACTAATTAATTGAGCATTACCCAATTTCCACGGGAGGATCACCTTCGAGAGGTTGAAACTCCAATTGATCAGCATCCATATAGTTGTTATCACCCTCTTGCATTGAGCTATCGAGGAAATCATCGGCAACTATTTCTTGCAACtgacaacaaaaatgaaaaaagaaaagaaaaaggatccCTCATTTTGACATTAAATGTAGACAGAAATTAAAGTGCGACTTTTTCATATTCTTCTGTTTTTGTCATATAAATAGGACGTTCAGAGCAagtaatatttaatcaaatttttagcATCTGATGCATTCAGTAAAGTCATGAACAAAATTATTACcatgaaaaataattattaataaatgGATAACAAATATTTTGAAATCAGAAACTTCATGTACTACCTTCTTTCTCAGGGTTATGTTAGATTCTTGCAACATGTTTTCCTGCATACATTGAGAAGTGGTGAGGTCACACAGTATATGTATCTTGtggcaaaaaaaaacaaaaaaaaacaaacacagtATATGTATCTAGATTAAATGTAAGCAGCATTAATCTGGACTGTAAAATACCTTACATTTAAGCTCAGATATCTGATTAGTAATTACTTGGCTCTGCAAGGCAAGAAAAACAGTGAAGTTAcacattaaatataattaaaatgagaattttctatttatatttctAATTGAGCAATACCGAATTTATATATGTATGCACACAAACCTTTCTTGATCTGATATGGCTTAAAGATACTTCAATTTGATTCTCAAGTTGATCAAGCTCTTTATCGTTTAGGGACAGTAGATCTTCACCAAGCAAGTTTCTGAATATTGACATGGGTAATTAAATAGCAGATaatcttaaatatttaataaaacgTTTCTCCAGCAATATGAATACTACAATAAATCTGCataaacaaaaaaatattaaattcatgaaggaaaattaaattaaaatttaaagaaatcaAGACCTCTGAGAACGTTGTAGAAACTCAACTCGTGTTTTCAGCCTCAAGAATTCTTGATAATTATCCTGTTTTTAAGAAACAACAATCAATTTATGATACAGGGAATAGAAATTAAGAGTCACTAATGAAGGGAATGCATATGAAAGCATAATATTACAAAAGAGGGGGTGGAGTTAATTAATTTACCTGTATCTCATTATTTGATGAGACCAAGGATTCTGAAGGAATATCATTATGGCTACACCTTCGATACCGTTCAATTATTTTAAGCAAACTGGTTCAAAGTGACAAACAGTAACCAGAATGTTAAAGAATTTATAATTAAGGGAGAAAATCTTTTGTGATAAAAATGCACCGGTAATTATTTTAAGAAGTATGTAGATGGCTTAAATAAAAAGCGGATGCACTAATGCACATAATGAACAGAACATATACCTATGTAATCTACAGAATGAATTTACATTAGATAGAAAAagaataaacaaacaaaatcggAAACACACGGTCTATAAAATGATTGCATATATGAGGATTTAACAACAAATAAATATGATCTGAGTAACAAATGTACAAGTGCTTAATTATGATGCCCCTTCATAACTCATAAGCCTAAGACGATCTTTATGGAATTGCATGCGAAGTAGGATGGTTCACAGTTTAGAGGGTTAATTTTTAGTCAAAAACTTATGTGAGTTATCTTGTAGGTCATCCGAGagttttttctttctttaattaataaAACATGATTGTGATTTaataaattgagtttttaaatatTAGTCTATATGAATGCTTTTGAATTTGATTAcatattgattttttttccatCTTCTATTTCATATTTCTTTACTGTTTCAAGATTAAAATTGAGaatgtaaaaaaaatgataaccaGAATGAAACAGATgcaatatgtaaaaaaaaaaaaaaaaaaaaaaaaaaaggatttttaattaagccttaaTAGCATCGGTGTCTCCTTTATATCTTTTCTttgtttatttatctttcttGTTTTATCTAACGCCTTGGATCATGAACAACACCCAACCCTATTTATCACCACCATGAATCAATGCAGCAAAATAAAGATACAGTTTAAGACGATCCTGAAAGACGGATATATTCGAGATGGTGAATCAgagatttgaaaagaaaaaaaaaaacgctATAGTTACGGAATTAGGCATCGaaaactgaattaaaaaaaaaaaaaaccctagagggtggaaaTTGAATTACAAAAACCTGGAGGCGGTGGAGAAGTCGAAGAGCTTGCCGCGGCTGGAGAAGATGATGAGGGAGAGTTCGACGTCGCAGAGAACAGAGAGCTCGTAGGCCTTCTTCAGCAGCCCGGCCTTCCTCTTGGAGAAGGTCACCTGCCTATTGATCTTGTTCTCTATTCTCCTCACCTCAACCCTCCCCCGCCCCATCCTCAACCTTTAGCAATCAGACGATTAAGAAGAATGAAAAGAGGAAACGAGAGGTTTTGAAGATGACCGTGTACCCAGCAAGCGAAGTGgccgagaaggagaaaatgaagcaCGGAGAGCCCTTTATGCCTGCAATTTTAGGGTTTTAGCAGGCAGACATACTTCGTTATTCTCGCACTGCACTCGATCTCTCTGCTTcagaagaagaaggagaccccTTTATGCTAATTGGAAGACGTGATTTTCAAATAAAGTATATTCGAAATGTAATTTTACCAAACTGCCCTCTTATATAATATAAACCCATAAGCATGGAAAGATCTCAAAACAGATGACAATACAACTGAATTATGAGCCTGGCCAAACGAGGAAGAAAGCTTAAAGATGAACAAGAATACGCAATCATCTCACATGGGACTGAGCCAAGAGGCTAGGAATAAGATGTTTGAAACAAAATCCAGCATTCATCTGTTTGTTCCAATTCGATCGTCCCGCTGGTGAGAAAAATGTGGCATGACTGATCTGCCTTTTGATCTTCGTGTCCGCCACCAAGGCGGCGTCAAAATGGCATGGAAAAGTTGCTTATACAGCGATTGCATTTCAGTCTGCATCAAGCAACTGCAGCCATTGAGGAGGATGAGAAAAGGCAGAATGATGGCAACTGAAGGACCAAAACGTTCCAGAAAACTAAGTTGAATGCGCTGTCACTTAATTTGTTCTTATCTCTTCTTTTTGACATTGAGACAGGTTGAGTTTTTTTGCCATCGGTCATTAGGAATCGATGGATGCCCAATTGAGCCCTTAGATGTGGTGTAATGCTaaagtaatttaaaataataatataataataatcagAATTTAAATATTAGAAATCGGCTTTTGAAGatgtataaattatattttaaattatatgttAAATTTGAACCtctgaattatttttaaaaatgtctCTCTACTCTCAGCCACTAGAAAAATCCCACTACTTATCTAAATGTTGTCAGATCTTTCTTTAACTAACTTTTAAAAGCTGATTGTGGAACCCCATCTTACATTATCTCCTTAAACTTTCTCTTGCCTGTCACCTCTGTAGAGGTCATTTATTTCTGCCCCTGCCTTTCTGTAGGCCAAAGAAAATCATGCTGATGTTCTTTTGAAGACTGAGACCCGGTCGTCCATCACTACCAAAAAGAAAGAATCAATAATATAGTTATCTTGTTTGTACAATTTAGTCACTAGATTGTCCAGAGTGATAAATTAATTATAATGTGATATAGATTAGTTTTTATGGATACATGCTCTCGaaaaaaatttctctcagcttttAATTATTTCACGATTTATAATTTATCTTCATTTATATAATTTAACAATGAACTGTCAAATATCTGAGAACAACTTAATCATCTAACAGACAGCAGACATTAAAGTTGATTGACTAAAACTTAAAGTTACTCTGCTGCAAGGATATCCCAAGTATATAAAATTAGGAAATAATTCAGTACAAAACAATATTGCAATTGCAACTCGGAGACAAGGTCATCGAAGTTAATTGATGCAATTATGCTAGTGACAATATTTAACAGGAAAGGTAAAAGAAAAACATTTGGATGCGGATGTTTTTACGAAAGGATTGGGTGAGAAACCCGACGGCTGTAAAATCAAGGGATGGGGAAATCGGACTTTTGTCCGCATAGTTTTTATGAAGCGGCGAGCTCAATTTCATCCGCGCTGCGATAGACCGGGTTCGACTCGAGTGTTTGGTCCGAGTCACCTAAGCGCAGGCCATCGTGGTTTATTTGGACGAATCAAAAGGGAGTGCTGGAGAAGGGAGGCGAACTGGTCAACACCGTACTCTATGGCGCCCCCGGCTTCTCCCTTCTCCACTGACACTGTGTCGTCGATCACGGTGGAGGAATGGAGAGGATCGTCCTCCACCGAACTGTCCTGCACTTCCGTCCTCATTGCCGATCGTTCCTCGTTCAAGATCCACAGGTGAATGTTACCTTATCAAGTCTTGCGATTCTATCCATTTTTAGGTCATTGGCTTCTCATCGAGCTGAGGTTCCCTTGGCATGCTGAACGGAGCCTTGCGTTGGATTTCAGATCGGGAAGTCGATGGAACGAGATGAGCAGGAAGATTCTCGAGGCATTCATCCCAGAGGTATAATTAGCCTTAAATCCCTGGAAAGGTTGCCATCAtcgtatttattttttaaaagtaccATTATTATTTTACTCTTTCTTCTGATTTCTGTATATCTGAAGCCCCATCAGTACAGATTGTCTAAGGCCAAGTCCAAGAGCATCAAACTAGATTGTTAAACTATTTCCTAAAGTGAACAGCTGGGATCTCAAGGCTTTTTGGGAAGCGACTGCACTAATTAATTTTTCTTGATCATATAAATTTAGGAGGAAGACAactaaggtggcgtttggtttaggggtatGGGAATGGGGAATTGGAATGATTCCTTTTTGTTTGTGTTTAGTTAATGGGAATGGGAATGAACTCCAAATTTTTGGGAATGGATGAAACCCATCCCTCCGCTCAGGTTTGATATCCCATTCCAAAAGTAGAGTTCTTTCAACTTCCAACCAATCAGATTCGTCGATATATTCACCGTGTTGATGGTGGTCTTCAAGGTCACAATTTGGCTGAGATTTGATTGTTCAGGCTGAATTTTTTAGCTCCGTCGTGGCGACGGCAAGATGATACTGATTTGAATAACAGAAATGTTCCTCCACGGATCTAACAAACGTGGCATCAATGGTGCTGCCACCATTGTCAATGGCGGCGAACTCCACTTTGCTCCCTTTGAAGTCAGTGATGTTGACGAAGCTGGAGGAACCAGGTGCAGTTCTGATGTCTTGGTACATGGTGGTGATTAAGGCCGTGGCATTGGTAATCTTGTGAAGCTTCTCGGCGCCGAAATAGTCAAAGAGGATGTTGACGGAGAGGGCATTTTTTGAGAGATGCGAGGACATTTTTGAGAGATGAGAGGACATTTTTGAGAGAGGAGGATGTGGACAGATAGTGGTCTTCAAGGGCATTTTTTGGAATTTCAGTTGATTCCCATTCTAGAATATCAAACTAACCAAACACTATATTGAAATAATGATACCGATTTCCATTCCAGTCTCTTATCAAACCCATTCTGATTCCTATTCTTGCAGCCTAAACCAAACGCCAGCTAAATGTGTAGTAGAAGGAAAACTCTCAAGATTGCTAAAGGGGCTTTTGGAGTTATAGAGATTTTCATAGAAATAATTTGATTTGTTCAGTTGTTCTTTTACAATGAGAATATTCTGAATGCAGGGATTTCCAGCCAGTGTGACTCCAGATTATGTTCCTTTCCAAGTATGGGACTCCTTACAGGTACAAACATGGATTGGAACTCtgcatgattttatttatgtcatCACTTGCCTCATTCACTCTGTAAACATGATAGGGGCTTTCTACATATATACGTGCCATGCTTTCAACTCAAGTAAGTTACTATCCTATATCTTGTTAACATAGAAGCCAAGTACGTGCATAACCATTTCAATGAATAATGTGGTTAACTTGCATAAGGCTCTTTTGAGTGCTATTGGTGTTGGTGAACAATCTGCTACAGTCATCGGTGCCACTTTTCAGGTACCTCTTTTCACTTCGAGTTATCTTGCTAAGTAGATATGTCTAACTACTTAGTTGGTTCTTATGCTTAATATTTAAGAATTGAAATATTCATCTCTACTGTGTTATATCTTTTTCTAGCTTTTATTATGTCTTACATGGATATTTTTTGTTTTCCTCTTGTCATATAAATTTAATTCAAGCTAAGTTCTATCTTTACTTATAGATAGGTGAAAATGTATGATATTCCAAATACTTGCTACTCACATGTGAATTAAGGCAACCGTCACTTAAAAATGGGATAGGTTCAATCTATGGCTGGTGGGAGTCCCCTAAAAGGATTTAATAAATTCATCAAGCTTGTTTATGAACATTCTGTTTGCTCatcacactaacttaactttacAACAATAAAGAAGTACCACCTCAATTAGTTTGATTGTGGTATCAACATAGTGGAAATTGCATAGTTGCACTGATATGAAGAgtctttttttctctttttgaGTCCTTTCTATTTCCTCTTTACCCTGCAAAGTCCTAAATCTTCCGATGAAAATAAGTATTATCTTTGGGATTTCATGTTGGTTGCAAACTCTACATATTTTTATATGCTGACTCATGAAGTTttcgttcttttttttttttttaaatgtttcatCTCTCTTTTTATATGTTTTTGTATGATTTGTATGGTGGTTTtagttctttttcttttgattataTGTTTCTCTCATGTTTGTAACATATTGTGAAGGCTTTGACAGTGGTTCTTGAGGGATTTCACTGGAATGCTTGGAGGTATTTTATTCACATTTTATCAGGTAAAAGTATATCTTGCAATAAATACTGTGAAAAATTTGGACATGGGTGGTAGCTTTTCTTCAGATGTTTATGGTACGGTGCCATAAATTTTTTGGCACTGAGAATTCAAGTAGCACTTACGCTATATTCCTACTTTCTTTTACATAAGCATTTGTTTTGAGGAAACCATGACCTTTTTTCAGGGTTCTAACCTTGATAGTAATGCAAAGATGTGGCGGTTAGTAGCAGATTTCATGAATGATCTTGGTATGGCTTTTTGTAACAGATAAATCTGATGCTTTTGTGATATTGTCCTGATCTTGTTCTATGTAAGTCCAAATTTCGATTAAGTGATTAGTTAGACGTAGCAATCAACTGTTTCTTCAATTGTTTTTACGTGTTGAATATCCGTTTCCTGTGCCAAGCTACTAGTTCATAATTTTATTCAGCAACCTAGCTTCATCTAAATTCTATCAACTGGCCTAGAGATTTGCCAACAAAAATGAATTTCTAATGTTGTGATTGCAGGAATGCTGATGGATCTTGTGTCCCCTCTCTTCCCATCAGCTTTGCTAGTAATATTCTGCTTGGGGAGCTTATCAAGATCATTCAGTAAGTTCATGATATTCTCAAGCAAAACAAAATTCACTGGTGACTGAATTTCAGAATTGCCTCTAATATATAATCTGACTTTGGCTTAATTTCCTACTTCATATGTTCTGTACTGGCTGTACATATCATGCTTTTGCAATTATTATATTGTTGATAATGTCACACCCCACGGGTAAGGTTgcccgacgaaaatcggacagcacctcccctatagcagtgacaaatgaaaccagtATACATTGTCACAtggctactcacaagctatcaacaacaacccacacggttggaatatacacaaccatgcagttatatacacAACCTACACTGCATGAACAAAAAGAGcataaccacgcagttgtataataaacagcccacacggcagTAGTAAACACAGTGGAAGACAAAATAACGAATGCAAAACCATAATACAACTAACTGCAaaccggctcggcttgacacaatcacatcaaaacaattacAGGAAGTCACAAAGCTAAACTCCATGCAAAAGATATCTATACACGGAACAAATCCAAAGCTAATAATACGAACGGAAGCAATAACAGAAGAAGTCGCTCGATGTGACATaggactggcggacaggatctccaggtactccataaatcctttacttgCTTCCCGACGAAGGAAAATCAGCTTATGGGGTGCTGAGTGttgagactcagcgggtaataaatagatagtgcatgaacataataaagaattAAAGATACAAAAGTATACAATCTCATAGGGAataatagcagatactacagtgatatcataataaatgttcGTACTTGAACCATATCCTACGCTAATAATAGAAGGTCAGGAGTAGTAAAGAtatgctacaatactgctcataactacaaggataacatgtgaggtatatacatattattaacaagtaagccagtgtctaagcaCATGCAACAGatatataactcaacatatgtaagtATATCACATTGATATAATAAAACAACTGTATAAGTAAGCAATCAACAAcatcagcaggtataataataacagtgtatgcacggatggtcaccccgcccactccttgcaccacgacccttgtatggtcgagaggccagaTTGATGACAACTGTACTCACTCCAGCCACTattactctcgagtgaccgagtggacaggcgcatagtagctaactaggtATGTAGCAACGAGGGTTCTTGCTGCTCGCatctccagccgccactacccatgagtggccgagtgggaGCACTACAAGATaagcgacatctgctccagctaccactacccatgagtggttgagGTGCGGCgttggtcaacgactctctcgaccataAGGGAGAATTTATCGTTGATATGCATGCAATGATATAATGCGTAAGATGCAACagccatcatatatatatatatatatatatatatatatatatatatatatatatatatatatatatatatataaacagaaaccaGGTATGCTGCAAGAAGCCATGCTCAATAAGATAtgtaaataaacagcaatcaaagcaagtaaacatggtatctagtatctgctaaatatcatggaagTCAACGAGAGACTATATAGACATCAAATCAATTATCTCAAAGATCaagtggataagtatcaagctcaggaaaaatacgagtggagtcaagtaAATACAGTTACTATccaaatatagctcatgcacAAGGTCAAAGAACTAAAAAATCAAGGTAAGAAATACCCGTCTTGATCTGTCGATCGTAATAAACCAATCCCATATCGAGACATTCGTCTCGAATCAACATCCTACAAATCATATATTGTACAGTTTAGTTAACCAGATAAGcaataattagctaaatccaaagaTCCAAACCCATAGGAAAAACCCTATACAAATCGATCATTAATCAACTCTAATTAATGATCAACTTCAATTAATCCTCTATTCGATCACATCCACTCTTCCTATGAATTAATCCATTTGATAGCTATCAATCACCCTTAATCTATAATCAAATTATAACCATCATCATCACAATACAACTCCATTCAACAATCATCCAATCGTTTAATCCATTAAATTAACTACTAAGCATTATAAACCCAACATATATAGTTCATCCACATAATCAATTGCTAACCATCAAATCTGataattaatctcattcattaaTTAGACTAGGTTTAACTAAATGATCCACCCAAATCACATCCAAAATTCCAAGAATCAATTAATCTCATTCATAAATCCTTTCATCACTTATCACAATTACAATTAATGATTTCCTATTCAAACTGATTAACCCAACCACCACAAGAAATTGAGATCAAATCCCTATCAACAACAATACCATTGAATTACTGCTAATTCATTTCAATTCTCCAAGGGATTCATTTATCCAATGGCTAAATGCTATGCAGTCTTCATTAAATTTGCTGTTTCAAGGTAGTTTAGcattttactaaacatttttgGGTAAATAAGTGCTGTTATATAGGAGCTTCTACACCATGTGTTACATATCTTTTGAAATAATCTTGCTTGTATCCTTGGTATAGAGCTCCAACGTCCTTAGATTTTGCTCCACTCTCTTTGAAACATAGCCTTTAATGCCTACAAAGAATTTTAGTTGTCTAGTCATCTAGACATATTTAGATTTGGTGTAAAAGTTCAATTCCTTTTTCTAGAATGTTTTCTATTTCTTATTTGGTAGCTGGCGTTGCTAGTGGGGCTACTAGAGCAGCATTGACCCAACattttgcactcgagaataatGCAGCAGATATATCTGCTAAGGTACATGGGCAAATAAGTTCCCACAATTATGCCAAATAACATTAACAAGCACACTATTTGTAATTTCGGCAGGAAGGTAGTCAAGAAACACTTGCGACGATGGTAGGAATGGCTCTAGGAATGCTTCTAGCTCATATCACAAGAGGCTATCCTTTGGGTGTGTGGATTTCATTTCTTTCCCTGACAATGTTTCACATGTATGGTGAGTTTCCTCTCTGCACTTTCTAGCCTTACAGTTTTCATGACCACAAGTTAAATCCTCAATTGTTATCATCATTGACTGTGTGGCCTTTTAATGCCACCTACTACTGTTAATATGCACTACTTTATATTCATCAATTAGATTTGGCTTTTTCCTTTTGTACTGCCATCAACCTTAACCTGAATGGTCCAACCAAACACTATTTAATATCATCGGAGGATGTATGAGAGCATTGAACTTCAATTACTTGCAATTTCTGTTTTGGTTGGACCATTTTCTTCCACATCTATGATTTGATGGCATGTATACAGTATATATAACAGAATAATGTCTTTGGCTGAATAATTTCTTTGATTTGTGCCAACTAATGGGTTTGCGTCAACAACACTCATAGACATACTATAGCGTGCTCTGATTCAGTTATTGGCTACAACATAGGTAGCTGCCTATATTCCTTTTGCATAAACATATTTTTGCCATAAGATTAGCAAGTAGAAACTGGGTGTGCACAGTTTGTTGCATGGGGACACAGCGGGTATTTtcctcattttttatttttttattgctgCACGCATTCTGCTGTTTCAGCAAATTACAGGGCAGTCAGATGTCTTTCCTTGACGACATTGAATAACCAGAGAGGTT contains:
- the LOC122012180 gene encoding truncated transcription factor CAULIFLOWER A-like, encoding MGRGRVEVRRIENKINRQVTFSKRKAGLLKKAYELSVLCDVELSLIIFSSRGKLFDFSTASSLLKIIERYRRCSHNDIPSESLVSSNNEIQDNYQEFLRLKTRVEFLQRSQRNLLGEDLLSLNDKELDQLENQIEVSLSHIRSRKSQVITNQISELKCKENMLQESNITLRKKLQEIVADDFLDSSMQEGDNNYMDADQLEFQPLEGDPPVEIGSNPSMGLLNGEFTGMAEDVEEFVRQWM
- the LOC122012181 gene encoding protein root UVB sensitive 3-like is translated as MAPPASPFSTDTVSSITVEEWRGSSSTELSCTSVLIADRSSFKIHRSGSRWNEMSRKILEAFIPEGFPASVTPDYVPFQVWDSLQGLSTYIRAMLSTQALLSAIGVGEQSATVIGATFQWFLRDFTGMLGGILFTFYQGSNLDSNAKMWRLVADFMNDLGMLMDLVSPLFPSALLVIFCLGSLSRSFTGVASGATRAALTQHFALENNAADISAKEGSQETLATMVGMALGMLLAHITRGYPLGVWISFLSLTMFHMYANYRAVRCLSLTTLNNQRGSILLQHYMQNKTVLAPQEVSRKEHIFPTWPSWRRSAKSLHQCIHLGVKASNLSHSDMKELLGAACSHYRKANYLLIEQKGMVQVLIHKEATSTDTLQSFFHSLVIASLAGKSKSLHTESRLWMDQHYSDFMTKLKSSGWSTERLQSGSHVWRAVWVQSSDEKTN